The Paenibacillus macerans genome includes a window with the following:
- a CDS encoding NAD-dependent epimerase/dehydratase family protein: MGKILVLGGSRYFGKRLVSLLALSGEHEVTVATRGLTAVNAEGNVRHLRIDRGDEASLHQTAAEGPWDVVYDNICFTPNDALAAIRAFDGKVRRYVLTSTMSVYGFSENPISESGFDPYIYELKPGGPDDFDYGEGKRMAEAAFFQRADFPVSALRIPIVLGPDDYTRRLHWHVERIRQGLPIAMPNPDAAISFISSGETADFLAWLGRSEATGPINACSDGSITIGGIIRLIEEITGKQAVVHGETPVDNDNASPFGIPSSWVLDNGKAKAAGFRFEALTDWLPQLVRQIAAE; the protein is encoded by the coding sequence ATGGGGAAAATATTGGTGCTGGGCGGTTCGCGATATTTCGGAAAAAGGCTCGTCAGCCTGCTGGCGCTTTCAGGCGAGCATGAGGTCACGGTAGCCACGCGCGGCTTGACGGCGGTCAATGCGGAAGGCAACGTCCGTCACTTAAGAATCGACCGCGGCGATGAAGCGTCGTTGCACCAGACAGCGGCTGAGGGACCTTGGGATGTCGTATACGACAATATTTGCTTTACACCTAACGATGCCTTGGCGGCCATACGGGCCTTTGACGGAAAGGTTCGGCGTTATGTCCTGACGTCTACGATGTCCGTTTACGGCTTTAGCGAAAATCCGATTTCGGAGTCCGGTTTCGATCCTTATATTTATGAGCTTAAACCGGGCGGCCCGGATGATTTCGATTATGGCGAGGGGAAACGGATGGCGGAAGCGGCGTTTTTTCAGCGGGCCGACTTTCCGGTTAGCGCCCTGCGGATTCCGATCGTGCTAGGCCCGGATGATTACACCCGCAGGCTGCATTGGCATGTGGAGCGGATTCGGCAAGGGCTGCCTATCGCCATGCCGAACCCGGACGCGGCGATTTCCTTCATTTCCTCGGGGGAAACCGCGGACTTTCTGGCCTGGCTTGGACGAAGTGAAGCGACGGGACCGATCAACGCCTGCTCCGACGGAAGCATAACGATCGGCGGCATCATCCGCCTGATTGAGGAAATCACAGGGAAGCAAGCCGTTGTCCATGGCGAAACCCCAGTCGACAACGATAATGCTTCTCCGTTTGGGATTCCGTCCTCCTGGGTTCTGGACAATGGCAAAGCGAAGGCGGCGGGTTTCCGGTTTGAAGCATTGACCGATTGGCTTCCGCAGTTAGTACGGCAAATTGCGGCAGAATGA
- a CDS encoding helix-turn-helix domain-containing protein, whose product MPCFIQLFSLIKTGFGGASMKIRLRLKEILTEKGISQRELARRMGIRHPTINHLCSDSVDRVYIRTLEQICETLDITVDQLLFRLKTKCFQINRIKKKQVNHEGI is encoded by the coding sequence ATGCCATGCTTTATTCAATTATTTTCGCTTATAAAGACCGGCTTCGGAGGAGCGTCTATGAAAATCAGGTTAAGATTAAAAGAAATCCTTACCGAGAAGGGCATCTCCCAGAGAGAACTTGCCCGAAGAATGGGGATTCGCCACCCAACCATAAACCATCTGTGTTCCGATTCTGTCGACAGAGTTTACATTCGTACTTTGGAGCAGATCTGCGAGACCTTGGACATCACGGTGGACCAGTTATTGTTTCGGTTGAAGACAAAGTGTTTCCAGATAAATCGCATTAAGAAAAAACAGGTTAATCATGAAGGTATCTGA
- a CDS encoding nucleotidyltransferase family protein, with amino-acid sequence MNDAAGLREAILHQPEMLEDLRAVAEQGLPHGCIAAGYVRNFAWDVLHGYTSRTPLHDVDVLYYDPECLDEAVEKGYEAALRARNPHRSWSVKNQARMHLRNGEKAPYRSVEDAMRHWPETCTAVGVRLHAADDIEFLAPWGLDDLLALKIRQSPYFQDTAVLRQRVTAKEWLRLWPRLQLIEE; translated from the coding sequence ATGAATGATGCCGCAGGTTTAAGGGAAGCGATCCTCCATCAGCCGGAAATGCTGGAGGATTTACGGGCGGTGGCCGAACAAGGGCTGCCGCACGGCTGCATCGCCGCCGGTTACGTGCGCAATTTTGCGTGGGATGTGCTGCACGGTTACACCAGCCGAACGCCGCTGCATGACGTTGACGTGCTGTATTATGACCCCGAATGCTTGGACGAGGCGGTCGAGAAAGGGTATGAAGCCGCATTAAGAGCACGCAATCCGCACCGGAGTTGGTCGGTCAAAAACCAGGCCCGTATGCATTTGAGGAACGGGGAGAAGGCACCGTACCGCTCGGTTGAAGACGCGATGCGGCACTGGCCCGAAACGTGCACGGCGGTAGGAGTGCGTCTGCATGCCGCGGACGATATTGAGTTCCTCGCGCCTTGGGGGCTGGACGACTTGCTCGCGCTGAAGATTCGGCAAAGCCCGTACTTCCAAGATACCGCGGTGCTCAGGCAGCGGGTGACAGCCAAAGAGTGGCTGCGTTTGTGGCCTCGGCTTCAACTGATCGAAGAATAA
- a CDS encoding MFS transporter — MFKKSFYYLWGSQSLSNAADVLYLVALTTFVLDQTGSVVFATLVPFIRVTSQLISGLLAPLMIAQYRLPFLLTLSQCGQFLLFGFMAGYVSPWFGGASLWVLYVFIFGISFLDGWTTPARNALVPRLVADEALLKANGIMAATDQIVQFAGWAVSGLAVAVFGSFPTLLLVAAGYGVAMLATTVIDDPTEPPRRHLMDVRTAAVAETIECQGMEAAAGNMRKPSRRETLKQGWVALWRSPRLRSLTLMEITDMIGGSVWAGAFLLVFVREVLLKGDEWWGYINASYFAGAVLGGLLIVALVARMEKRMFAAMLVGLLGYAVLTFWFALNRSGFLTLLIVLLTGPFTELNGVIRQTFTQRSVDKELLPKVLSAKSALQSFTFGFSVLFMSGVAEIFGIVWVYLLAALLSAISVWVGIASRRAYAAASGGEPWDLAR, encoded by the coding sequence ATGTTTAAAAAGTCATTTTACTATTTATGGGGTTCGCAGTCCCTGTCCAACGCGGCGGATGTTTTATATTTAGTGGCATTAACGACTTTTGTGCTGGACCAAACCGGTTCGGTCGTGTTTGCGACGCTGGTGCCATTTATCCGCGTCACGTCCCAGCTTATCAGCGGTTTGCTGGCGCCTTTAATGATCGCCCAATATCGGCTTCCTTTCTTGCTAACGTTGTCGCAATGCGGGCAATTTCTGCTGTTCGGGTTTATGGCGGGATACGTCTCGCCGTGGTTTGGAGGCGCCAGCCTTTGGGTGCTGTATGTATTTATTTTCGGCATTTCCTTCCTCGACGGCTGGACGACGCCCGCCCGGAACGCGTTAGTGCCCAGGCTTGTCGCCGATGAGGCGCTGTTAAAAGCGAACGGAATCATGGCCGCCACCGATCAGATCGTACAATTTGCCGGATGGGCGGTGAGCGGGCTGGCGGTTGCCGTGTTCGGCTCTTTTCCCACCCTGCTTCTGGTGGCGGCCGGGTACGGGGTGGCGATGCTGGCCACAACGGTCATCGACGATCCGACAGAACCTCCGCGCCGCCATCTGATGGATGTTCGTACGGCTGCAGTCGCTGAAACGATAGAATGCCAGGGCATGGAAGCGGCGGCGGGAAACATGCGGAAGCCGTCGCGCCGGGAAACGCTGAAGCAAGGCTGGGTTGCGCTGTGGCGCTCGCCTCGGCTTCGTTCGTTGACGCTGATGGAGATCACGGATATGATCGGCGGCTCGGTATGGGCCGGAGCGTTTCTGCTCGTCTTCGTCCGGGAGGTATTGTTGAAAGGAGACGAGTGGTGGGGTTATATCAACGCCAGCTATTTTGCCGGAGCCGTATTGGGAGGACTGCTGATCGTAGCCCTGGTGGCACGTATGGAAAAACGAATGTTCGCCGCGATGCTCGTCGGGCTGCTCGGATACGCCGTTTTGACCTTTTGGTTTGCGTTAAACAGGTCGGGGTTTTTAACTTTGCTGATCGTGCTGCTGACAGGCCCGTTTACCGAGTTGAACGGCGTCATCCGCCAGACCTTTACCCAACGTAGTGTCGATAAGGAATTGCTGCCCAAAGTTTTGTCGGCCAAATCGGCCTTGCAAAGCTTCACGTTTGGTTTCTCCGTTCTGTTTATGAGCGGCGTGGCCGAAATATTCGGGATTGTCTGGGTTTATTTGCTTGCCGCGCTGTTAAGCGCGATTTCGGTTTGGGTAGGCATCGCCAGCAGGCGGGCGTATGCTGCGGCAAGCGGCGGCGAACCGTGGGACCTGGCGAGATGA
- a CDS encoding DUF6809 family protein yields MKSMLEALYYGEIHPEGNIVPRDPEYRKINRSISEAMEIWKEKLSADDFNQLEAMLDLCRQSESMYATSTFTDGFQLGALMMIEIYAAMEELLYDLG; encoded by the coding sequence ATGAAAAGTATGCTGGAAGCATTATATTATGGCGAAATTCATCCAGAAGGAAATATCGTTCCAAGAGATCCCGAATACCGTAAAATTAACAGAAGTATATCCGAGGCCATGGAAATATGGAAAGAGAAACTATCTGCCGATGATTTTAACCAGCTTGAAGCTATGCTCGATTTGTGCCGCCAGTCCGAGTCGATGTATGCTACATCTACTTTCACAGACGGGTTTCAGCTTGGGGCGTTAATGATGATAGAAATATACGCGGCTATGGAAGAACTTCTGTATGATTTAGGGTAA
- the chrA gene encoding chromate efflux transporter — translation MEKEGQDSTAPAPPSHSALRRAVEILAVSAKLGVTSFGGPIAHLGYFHEEYANKRKWLSEQKYAELVALCQLLPGPASSQVGMGIGLYRGGVLGALAAWAGFTLPSAFLLALFALLLKGTELAHSGWLHGLKLTAVAIVAQAVWSMGQKLATGRSRATIAVLAAAAALLWPNGLAQVLIILISGLIGIWLYRDLPGAPSPRVDEEPSTAIVLGKKRAIAALAAFFGLLVILPLSGWLWPSPGLQLFAGFYRAGSLVFGGGHVVLPLLESEVVPRGWIGEADFLAGYGAAQAVPGPLFTFASYLGAVIGGVFGAVLATVAIFLPAFLLVIGVLPFWSRLRVMPNIHRALQGVNAAVVGILLAALYNPIWTSSVRHTGDVVLVLALFALLVHWKLPPWIAVLAGAGGGVLLGWAYGS, via the coding sequence ATGGAAAAAGAAGGGCAAGATTCTACTGCGCCCGCACCTCCTTCGCACAGCGCACTTCGCCGCGCCGTGGAGATTTTGGCCGTTTCCGCCAAGCTGGGGGTTACTTCGTTCGGAGGGCCGATCGCCCATCTCGGTTATTTTCATGAAGAGTATGCAAACAAGCGCAAATGGCTTAGCGAGCAAAAATATGCGGAATTGGTCGCGTTGTGTCAGCTCCTCCCGGGCCCGGCAAGCAGCCAGGTGGGGATGGGGATCGGCTTGTACCGCGGCGGCGTGCTTGGTGCATTAGCGGCCTGGGCCGGCTTCACCCTGCCATCCGCCTTTTTGCTTGCACTGTTCGCGCTGCTGCTAAAAGGGACGGAACTGGCGCACAGCGGCTGGCTCCATGGCCTCAAGCTCACCGCCGTGGCGATCGTGGCGCAAGCCGTATGGAGCATGGGCCAAAAGCTCGCCACCGGCCGCAGCCGGGCTACGATCGCCGTGCTTGCGGCCGCCGCCGCCCTGTTATGGCCAAACGGGCTTGCGCAAGTGCTGATTATTTTGATTTCGGGACTTATCGGCATATGGCTTTACCGCGACTTGCCCGGTGCGCCGTCCCCGCGCGTGGACGAGGAGCCATCCACAGCCATTGTTCTCGGCAAGAAGCGGGCCATTGCCGCTCTGGCGGCTTTCTTTGGGCTGCTGGTGATCCTCCCGCTCAGCGGTTGGTTATGGCCTTCCCCCGGCCTGCAGCTGTTCGCCGGTTTCTACCGGGCCGGTTCGCTCGTATTCGGCGGCGGCCACGTCGTGCTCCCGCTGCTGGAAAGCGAAGTCGTGCCGCGGGGATGGATCGGCGAAGCGGATTTCCTCGCCGGATACGGCGCGGCTCAGGCGGTTCCCGGGCCGCTGTTCACGTTCGCCTCGTATTTGGGGGCGGTGATCGGCGGAGTATTCGGGGCTGTGCTGGCTACGGTGGCGATTTTTTTACCGGCTTTTCTGCTCGTCATCGGGGTGCTCCCGTTCTGGAGCCGCCTGCGCGTCATGCCGAACATCCACCGCGCGCTGCAAGGCGTCAACGCCGCGGTGGTCGGGATTTTGCTCGCCGCCCTGTACAATCCGATCTGGACCTCCTCCGTCCGGCATACCGGTGACGTTGTCCTGGTGCTCGCCTTATTCGCGCTGCTCGTGCATTGGAAACTGCCCCCCTGGATCGCCGTCCTCGCCGGCGCCGGCGGCGGCGTTCTGCTTGGCTGGGCTTACGGCTCGTAA
- a CDS encoding SDR family NAD(P)-dependent oxidoreductase codes for MSFEQLTVIVTGAGQGIGRGVAEAYAKAGASVVLAELDLETGVKAEEESRQIGGKALFVPCDVRKEDDIIRLMETTEREFGSIDILINNAGVSRFKPLFELTVEEWDDVLNTNVRSCFIASREAGKRMRWSGRGGAIVNIASTRAIMSEPGSEAYAASKGAIVSITHALAVSLGQDGIRVNCVSPGWIETGDYGALRGIDHDQHPAGRVGTPADIARACLYLTHPDNTFVTGAHLVVDGGMTRKMIYEP; via the coding sequence ATGTCTTTTGAACAATTGACGGTTATCGTGACGGGCGCCGGGCAAGGCATCGGCCGAGGCGTCGCGGAAGCCTACGCCAAGGCAGGGGCTTCGGTCGTCCTGGCGGAGCTTGATCTCGAAACAGGGGTTAAGGCAGAAGAGGAGAGCCGGCAAATAGGCGGAAAAGCCTTGTTCGTTCCCTGCGATGTCCGGAAGGAAGATGACATCATACGGCTTATGGAGACGACGGAGCGGGAATTCGGGAGCATTGATATTTTGATCAACAATGCGGGAGTTTCCCGCTTTAAACCGCTGTTTGAGCTGACGGTGGAGGAATGGGACGATGTGCTGAACACCAATGTGCGGAGCTGCTTCATCGCTTCCCGCGAAGCGGGGAAACGGATGCGGTGGAGCGGCCGCGGCGGGGCGATCGTCAACATCGCCTCGACCCGGGCGATCATGTCCGAGCCGGGTTCCGAGGCGTATGCGGCCTCCAAAGGCGCGATCGTGTCGATCACCCATGCGCTTGCCGTATCGCTGGGACAGGATGGAATCCGCGTCAACTGCGTAAGTCCCGGGTGGATCGAAACCGGCGATTACGGAGCGCTGCGCGGAATCGACCACGACCAGCATCCGGCGGGCCGGGTCGGAACACCGGCGGACATCGCCCGGGCGTGCCTGTATTTAACCCATCCCGACAATACTTTCGTGACCGGGGCGCATCTCGTCGTGGACGGCGGCATGACGCGCAAAATGATTTACGAGCCGTAA
- a CDS encoding MFS transporter: MNQTTAMKPASPALTVYPILFAISIVHMLNDTMQSAIPALFPILRESLMLSYGQIGWISFAMNMTASVLQPMVGLYSDVRPRPYILPLGVCFTLAGIVMLAFAPSYGLILLAVTSIGIGSSVFHPESSRVAYLAAGPRRGLAQSIFQVGGNIGASLGPIMSALIFIPLGQASVAWFALAAVAAIVIQFFVARWYGAQDLQPRRKRTAAAKGEPVRHANLSRAKVLLAVAILVLLLFSKNVYSISISTFYSFFLMDHYGVTKEAAQWYIFAFLAASAVGTFFGGPLADRYGRRNVIWVSILGAAPFALLLPYANLFWSGVLVVIAGLIMSSAFSIIVVYAQELLPGKVGLVSGLFFGLSFGLGGLGSAVLGNFADQTGILFIMQLCSLLPLIGLLTVLLPKDKTLQGA; the protein is encoded by the coding sequence ATGAAACCCGCCTCCCCCGCTTTAACGGTCTACCCGATTTTGTTCGCGATCAGTATCGTCCATATGCTGAACGATACGATGCAATCGGCGATCCCGGCCTTGTTTCCGATTCTGCGCGAATCCCTTATGCTCTCTTACGGCCAGATCGGCTGGATTTCCTTCGCGATGAATATGACGGCCTCGGTGCTTCAGCCGATGGTCGGATTGTATTCGGATGTCCGGCCGCGGCCGTATATTTTGCCGCTTGGCGTATGCTTCACTCTGGCGGGGATCGTCATGCTGGCGTTTGCCCCTAGCTACGGCCTGATTTTGCTGGCCGTCACGTCTATCGGCATCGGCTCGTCAGTGTTTCACCCGGAATCGTCGCGCGTCGCCTATTTGGCGGCCGGCCCCCGAAGAGGACTGGCCCAGTCGATTTTTCAGGTCGGCGGAAACATCGGCGCTTCCCTGGGGCCGATTATGTCGGCGCTTATTTTTATCCCGTTGGGGCAGGCAAGCGTCGCCTGGTTTGCGCTGGCCGCCGTGGCGGCGATCGTCATTCAGTTTTTCGTCGCGAGATGGTACGGAGCCCAGGATCTGCAGCCGCGCCGAAAACGAACGGCAGCCGCGAAAGGCGAACCTGTTCGCCATGCCAATCTCAGCCGGGCAAAAGTATTGCTGGCCGTTGCCATACTGGTGCTGCTGCTATTTTCCAAAAACGTTTATTCCATCAGCATTTCCACGTTTTATTCGTTTTTTCTGATGGACCATTACGGCGTAACTAAAGAAGCGGCGCAGTGGTATATTTTCGCCTTTTTGGCGGCGTCCGCGGTCGGAACGTTTTTCGGCGGGCCGCTGGCGGATCGTTACGGGCGACGCAATGTCATATGGGTGTCCATCCTTGGTGCGGCTCCGTTCGCCCTGTTGCTGCCGTACGCCAACTTGTTCTGGTCCGGCGTGCTTGTCGTGATTGCTGGACTGATCATGTCTTCCGCCTTTTCGATCATCGTCGTATACGCCCAGGAACTGCTGCCGGGGAAGGTGGGGCTTGTGTCCGGCTTGTTTTTCGGCTTGTCCTTTGGACTTGGCGGGCTTGGCTCGGCGGTGCTCGGCAATTTTGCCGATCAGACCGGCATCCTGTTTATTATGCAGTTGTGCTCGCTGCTGCCGCTGATCGGCCTGCTGACGGTACTGCTGCCCAAGGATAAAACGCTGCAAGGGGCGTGA